In Magnetospirillum sp. XM-1, a single window of DNA contains:
- the rsmH gene encoding 16S rRNA (cytosine(1402)-N(4))-methyltransferase RsmH — MSDTSPHIPVLLAEVIAALSPKAGGAYVDGTFGAGGYTKAILSASACRVWAIDRDPTAVARGRSLEQSQDGHFAMIEGRFGDMESLLRQQGVNQVDGIALDIGVSSMQIDQAERGFSFAKDGPLDMRMETKGPSAADMVNDTPEGELADIIYRYGEERLSRRVAKAIVEARRAKRFERTGELAEVVRRVVPRSGDGIDPATRTFQALRIAVNDELGELERGLEAAERLLVPGGRLAVVTFHSLEDRVVKGFLKARSGEAARPSRHVPQAQGAGPVPTFTLQTRKAVAPGPEESRANPRARSAKLRAAIRTDAPARGTAS; from the coding sequence ATGAGCGACACCAGCCCCCACATCCCCGTGCTGCTGGCCGAGGTGATCGCGGCGCTTTCGCCTAAGGCCGGCGGCGCCTATGTGGACGGCACCTTCGGGGCCGGCGGCTATACCAAGGCCATCCTGTCGGCCAGCGCCTGCCGGGTGTGGGCCATCGACCGCGACCCCACCGCCGTGGCGCGCGGCCGTTCCCTGGAGCAAAGCCAGGACGGCCATTTCGCCATGATCGAGGGCCGATTCGGCGACATGGAATCCTTGCTGCGTCAGCAGGGTGTCAACCAGGTTGACGGCATCGCGCTGGACATCGGCGTGTCCTCCATGCAGATCGACCAGGCGGAGCGCGGCTTCTCCTTCGCCAAGGACGGCCCGCTGGACATGCGCATGGAGACCAAGGGTCCCAGCGCCGCCGACATGGTCAACGACACGCCCGAGGGCGAGCTGGCCGACATCATCTACCGCTATGGCGAGGAACGCCTGTCGCGCCGCGTGGCCAAGGCCATCGTCGAGGCGCGCCGCGCCAAGCGCTTCGAGCGCACCGGCGAACTGGCCGAGGTGGTGCGCCGGGTGGTGCCGCGCTCGGGCGACGGCATCGATCCTGCCACGCGGACCTTCCAGGCGCTGCGCATCGCGGTCAACGACGAACTGGGCGAGCTGGAGCGTGGGCTGGAAGCGGCCGAGCGCCTGCTGGTCCCCGGCGGGCGCCTGGCGGTGGTGACCTTCCATTCCCTGGAAGACCGGGTGGTGAAGGGCTTCCTGAAAGCCCGCTCGGGCGAGGCGGCGCGGCCCTCGCGCCACGTCCCCCAGGCGCAGGGCGCCGGCCCCGTCCCCACCTTCACCCTGCAGACCCGCAAGGCCGTCGCCCCCGGCCCCGAGGAATCGCGGGCCAATCCCCGCGCCCGCTCGGCCAAGCTGCGCGCCGCCATCCGCACCGACGCTCCCGCCCGGGGGACCGCATCATGA
- the mraZ gene encoding division/cell wall cluster transcriptional repressor MraZ: MALFLSTFVNKVDKKGRVSVPATFRAALAAQSFAGIVCYRSFTNACIEGCGMDFMERLSDGAQSFDAFSAEQEDLSALIFADARQLPWDPEGRIVLPEDIMAHAGITESVSFVGKGQTFQIWSPEAYKTVEAEIRARALQSRPTLPLRPKVTP, from the coding sequence GTGGCACTCTTCCTCTCCACATTCGTCAACAAGGTCGACAAGAAGGGACGGGTCTCCGTGCCCGCGACCTTCCGTGCTGCCCTGGCCGCCCAAAGCTTCGCCGGAATCGTCTGCTACCGCTCGTTCACCAACGCCTGCATCGAAGGCTGCGGCATGGACTTCATGGAGCGCCTGTCCGACGGCGCCCAGAGCTTCGACGCCTTCTCGGCCGAGCAGGAAGACCTGTCCGCCCTGATCTTCGCCGACGCCCGCCAGCTGCCCTGGGACCCCGAGGGCCGCATCGTCCTGCCCGAGGACATCATGGCCCATGCCGGCATCACCGAGTCCGTCTCCTTCGTCGGCAAGGGCCAGACCTTCCAGATCTGGTCGCCCGAGGCCTACAAGACCGTCGAAGCCGAGATCCGCGCCCGCGCCCTGCAATCGCGCCCCACCCTGCCCCTTCGTCCCAAGGTGACGCCATGA
- a CDS encoding protein phosphatase CheZ: MTTERKLFTAEIKRLQARGEAGPSASTSEVLKAINDLRADIKGLESLVRGDAPPPVAAAVVDDVLPQKAAEVSMLKTELRALAVCIEHTKAEIAALRPKDADDDRLMAVTFELDAIVSSTESATENILEAAEKIESIGKEIRAHAADSYVGRLVEDINDTVSTIFEACNFQDITGQRITKVVKTLKYVEARINAMIEIWGPENISDVSPKIFEEHKDDDSKLLNGPALENQGISQDEIDKLFG, from the coding sequence ATGACGACCGAGCGCAAATTGTTCACGGCCGAGATCAAGCGGCTCCAGGCTCGCGGCGAGGCCGGCCCCAGCGCCTCCACCTCCGAGGTCCTCAAGGCCATCAACGACCTTCGCGCCGACATCAAGGGGCTGGAATCCCTGGTCCGCGGCGACGCCCCGCCGCCGGTGGCCGCCGCGGTGGTCGACGACGTGCTGCCGCAGAAGGCCGCCGAAGTCTCCATGCTGAAGACCGAGCTGCGCGCGCTGGCCGTCTGCATCGAGCACACCAAGGCCGAAATCGCCGCGCTGCGCCCCAAGGATGCCGACGACGACCGCCTGATGGCCGTCACCTTCGAGCTGGACGCCATCGTGTCGTCCACCGAAAGCGCCACCGAGAACATCCTGGAGGCCGCCGAGAAGATCGAGAGCATCGGCAAGGAAATCCGGGCGCACGCCGCCGATTCCTATGTCGGCCGCCTGGTCGAGGACATCAACGACACGGTCAGCACCATCTTCGAGGCCTGTAACTTCCAGGACATCACCGGCCAGCGCATCACCAAGGTGGTCAAGACCCTCAAATACGTCGAGGCCCGCATCAACGCCATGATCGAGATCTGGGGCCCGGAGAACATCTCCGACGTGTCGCCCAAGATCTTTGAGGAGCACAAGGACGACGATTCCAAGCTGCTCAACGGCCCGGCCCTGGAAAACCAGGGAATCTCCCAGGACGAAATCGACAAGCTGTTCGGGTAA
- a CDS encoding bacteriohemerythrin codes for MTSIAWSEAFSVGNPLLDSDHRILIDLLVQLYDATDTGQSRDVVGSVLSALSEYAEHHFRREEAMMAASGFPDFEDHKAEHRRLEAHVRDICGRYRAGERGALNEQVVEFLKKWLTEHILVTDKSYMPWVKRVVDGGARPPSVTLGDAKQS; via the coding sequence ATGACATCGATCGCGTGGAGCGAAGCTTTCAGCGTGGGCAATCCACTGCTGGATTCCGACCATCGCATCCTGATCGACCTGCTGGTCCAGCTGTACGACGCCACCGACACCGGCCAGAGCCGCGACGTGGTCGGCAGCGTGCTCTCCGCGCTTTCCGAATATGCAGAGCATCATTTTCGCCGCGAAGAGGCTATGATGGCCGCCTCCGGCTTTCCCGACTTCGAGGACCACAAGGCCGAGCATCGGCGGCTGGAGGCCCATGTCCGCGACATCTGCGGCCGATACCGGGCGGGAGAACGCGGGGCATTGAACGAACAGGTTGTAGAATTCCTCAAGAAGTGGTTGACCGAGCACATCCTGGTTACGGATAAATCGTATATGCCGTGGGTGAAGCGGGTGGTTGATGGCGGAGCAAGGCCGCCATCGGTGACATTAGGGGATGCCAAGCAGTCATGA